The following proteins come from a genomic window of Streptococcus oralis:
- a CDS encoding DUF1858 domain-containing protein, with product MDNIIDVSIPVAEVVDKHPEVLDILVELGFKPLANPLMRNTVGRKVSLKQGSKLEGTPMDKIVRKLEANGYEVIGLD from the coding sequence ATGGATAATATCATCGATGTGTCAATACCCGTTGCGGAAGTGGTAGACAAGCATCCAGAAGTTTTGGATATTTTAGTGGAGCTCGGTTTTAAACCACTTGCTAATCCCTTGATGCGCAATACAGTTGGTCGCAAAGTATCGCTCAAACAGGGTTCTAAGCTTGAAGGAACTCCTATGGATAAGATTGTCCGCAAACTGGAAGCGAATGGCTACGAAGTGATTGGATTAGACTAA
- a CDS encoding ABC transporter permease, translating to MNIMNKILSYVIALVPILLLISLLFLLPIVFLISLVPNNYLPTSPIWIIEGLIGILILGYGARLNKLPINLKPKIVYWALFILSIIIATILALYFKNLLIISIFCQLFLLITYVLIFEQRFTGFKTYLQRSRSALVVFNLFDTFFVLLYYFLKYIIRNNKDKVDNFLNELPITYVTIEWIFIILSMSVLFILLPAFRGYLSVWFYKKQNGIHKQSGRVFWNSNITAYGVSIMSLCLYISMFFRISSLNDSRALVYLMLMSFTVYFWTIVCEGIDRGGEDKEKVLSNWALIGLLSIFLILLDQIESDLIGILTWFLPMLLPTFIGEVNSIIPKGYSKSPTPFMKKHLYWLQMMSFNTLFIFNIISSISTKQLIKNEKIEQINELKIFLISLFDSESSSNFASGVLVSSTMLLISIAVAYGLSKLIVYLIRRYYIEASNRYFN from the coding sequence ATGAATATAATGAACAAAATACTTTCATACGTCATAGCTTTAGTTCCAATCTTATTATTAATTTCTTTATTATTTTTACTACCTATTGTTTTTTTAATATCTTTAGTTCCAAATAATTATTTACCTACATCCCCGATTTGGATAATAGAAGGCTTGATAGGAATCTTAATATTAGGGTATGGCGCTAGGTTAAATAAATTGCCAATTAATTTAAAACCTAAAATAGTTTATTGGGCTTTGTTCATATTATCAATCATTATAGCTACTATATTAGCTCTATATTTCAAGAATTTACTAATTATTTCTATTTTTTGCCAGTTATTCTTGCTTATAACCTATGTTTTGATATTTGAACAAAGATTTACAGGCTTTAAAACTTATCTTCAAAGAAGTAGGAGTGCACTTGTAGTCTTCAATCTATTTGATACTTTTTTTGTTCTTTTATATTATTTTTTAAAATATATTATACGAAACAATAAGGATAAGGTTGATAATTTTTTAAATGAGTTACCAATAACTTATGTTACCATAGAGTGGATTTTTATTATTTTATCTATGTCTGTATTATTCATACTGTTGCCTGCCTTTAGAGGATATTTATCAGTTTGGTTTTATAAAAAACAAAATGGAATTCACAAACAATCAGGAAGAGTATTTTGGAATTCGAATATTACAGCATATGGTGTATCAATTATGTCGTTATGCCTATACATATCTATGTTTTTCCGAATCAGCTCTCTTAATGATAGTAGAGCCTTAGTTTACTTAATGCTTATGTCTTTTACTGTTTATTTTTGGACAATTGTTTGTGAAGGGATTGATAGAGGGGGAGAAGATAAAGAAAAAGTCTTATCGAATTGGGCTTTGATTGGTTTGTTGTCGATTTTTTTGATTCTTTTAGATCAGATTGAAAGTGATTTAATTGGCATTTTAACATGGTTTTTACCCATGCTATTGCCAACTTTTATAGGGGAAGTGAATAGCATAATACCAAAAGGTTATTCAAAGTCTCCTACCCCTTTTATGAAGAAACATCTTTACTGGCTACAAATGATGAGTTTTAATACATTGTTTATATTTAACATAATATCCTCTATATCAACGAAACAATTAATAAAAAATGAAAAAATAGAACAAATAAATGAATTGAAAATTTTTCTTATCTCTTTATTTGATAGCGAATCGTCTTCAAATTTTGCATCAGGAGTTTTGGTTTCATCTACTATGTTGTTAATTTCTATAGCTGTTGCTTATGGGCTAAGTAAATTAATTGTATATTTAATACGGAGATATTATATAGAGGCTTCAAATAGATATTTTAATTAG
- the rnpM gene encoding RNase P modulator RnpM, whose product MKTRKIPLRKSVVSNEVIDKRDLLRIVKNKDGQVFIDPTGKANGRGAYIKLDNAEALEAKKKKVFNRSFNMEVEESFYDELIAYVDHKVKRRELGLE is encoded by the coding sequence ATGAAAACAAGAAAAATCCCTTTGCGCAAGTCTGTTGTATCTAACGAAGTGATTGATAAGCGTGATTTGCTCCGTATTGTCAAGAACAAAGACGGTCAGGTCTTTATCGATCCGACAGGCAAGGCCAATGGCCGTGGCGCTTATATCAAGCTAGACAATGCAGAAGCCCTAGAGGCAAAAAAGAAGAAAGTCTTTAACCGTAGCTTTAACATGGAAGTGGAAGAAAGCTTTTATGACGAGTTGATCGCTTATGTTGATCACAAAGTAAAAAGAAGAGAGTTAGGACTTGAATAA
- the infB gene encoding translation initiation factor IF-2, which produces MSKKRLYEIAKELGKESKEVVARAKELGLDVKSHSSSVEVAAAEQIAASFKPAPAPKAEVKQEAPKASVEKKAEKPAPAKSAVAKEESKPATPVAPKEEKVVAARPQSRNFKAEREARAKEQAERRKQNKGNNRDQQQNGNRQKNDGRNGGKPSQGNRDNRRFNDQGKKPQGQGNRGNDRRQQQDFQPKQAGPRVDFKARAAALKAEQNAEYARSSEERFKQSQAAKEALAQANKRKEPEEIFEEAAKLAEQTQPAVTVAPVAKEAPVDTRRKKQARPDKERDDYDHEEDGPRKQQKNRSSQNQVRNQRNSNWNNNKKNKKGNKQNNRNQTPKPVTERKFHELPTEFEYTDGMTVAEIAKRIKREPAEIVKKLFMMGVMATQNQSLDGETIELLMVDYGIEAKQKVEVDNADIERFFVEDGYLNEDELVERPPVVTIMGHVDHGKTTLLDTLRNSRVATGEAGGITQHIGAYQIVENGKKITFLDTPGHAAFTSMRARGASVTDITILVVAADDGVMPQTIEAINHSKAANVPIIVAINKIDKPGANPERVIGELAEHGVMSTAWGGDSEFVEISAKFNQNIDELLETVLLVAEIQELKADPTVRAIGTVIEARLDKGKGAVATLLVQQGTLNVQDPIVVGNTFGRVRAMTNDLGRRVKVAGPSTPVSITGLNEAPMAGDHFAVYEDEKSARAAGEERAKRALMKQRQATQRVSLENLFDTLKAGELKSVNVIIKADVQGSVEALSASLQKIDVEGVKVTIVHSAVGAINESDVTLAEASNAFIVGFNVRPTPQARQQAEEDDVEIRLHSIIYKVIEEMEEAMKGMLDPEFEEKVIGEALIRETFKVSKVGTIGGFMVMSGKVTRDSKVRVIRDGVVIYDGELASLKHYKDDVKEVTNGREGGLMIEGYNDLKMDDVIEAYVMEEIKR; this is translated from the coding sequence TTGTCTAAGAAAAGATTGTACGAAATCGCAAAAGAACTTGGGAAAGAAAGTAAGGAAGTTGTAGCGCGTGCAAAAGAGTTGGGCTTGGATGTGAAAAGCCACTCATCGAGCGTGGAAGTTGCTGCTGCTGAGCAAATCGCAGCTAGCTTCAAACCTGCACCTGCTCCTAAGGCAGAAGTCAAACAAGAGGCACCAAAAGCAAGTGTAGAAAAGAAAGCAGAAAAGCCTGCACCAGCTAAATCAGCTGTCGCTAAGGAAGAAAGCAAACCAGCTACACCTGTAGCGCCTAAGGAAGAAAAAGTGGTGGCTGCAAGACCACAGAGTCGAAACTTCAAGGCGGAGCGTGAGGCGCGTGCCAAAGAGCAGGCAGAGCGACGCAAACAAAACAAGGGCAACAACCGTGACCAACAACAAAACGGTAACCGTCAGAAAAACGACGGCCGTAATGGTGGCAAACCTAGTCAAGGAAACCGCGACAATCGCCGATTTAACGACCAAGGGAAAAAACCACAAGGTCAAGGGAATCGTGGCAATGATCGCCGTCAGCAACAAGACTTCCAGCCCAAGCAAGCTGGACCACGTGTTGACTTTAAAGCCCGTGCAGCAGCCCTAAAAGCAGAGCAAAATGCAGAGTACGCACGCTCAAGTGAGGAGCGCTTCAAACAATCGCAAGCTGCCAAAGAAGCCTTGGCTCAAGCTAATAAACGCAAGGAACCAGAGGAAATCTTTGAAGAAGCTGCTAAGCTAGCTGAACAAACGCAGCCAGCCGTAACAGTAGCTCCTGTAGCAAAAGAAGCGCCAGTGGATACACGTCGTAAAAAACAAGCTCGACCAGACAAAGAACGTGACGATTACGATCACGAAGAAGATGGTCCTAGAAAACAACAAAAGAATCGAAGTAGTCAAAATCAAGTGAGAAATCAAAGAAATAGTAACTGGAATAACAACAAGAAAAATAAAAAAGGGAACAAGCAAAACAACCGTAACCAAACTCCAAAACCTGTTACAGAGCGTAAGTTCCACGAATTGCCAACAGAATTTGAGTATACAGATGGTATGACTGTTGCGGAAATCGCAAAACGTATCAAACGTGAACCAGCTGAAATCGTTAAGAAACTCTTTATGATGGGTGTGATGGCCACACAAAACCAATCCTTAGATGGGGAAACCATCGAACTCCTCATGGTGGATTACGGTATCGAAGCAAAACAAAAGGTTGAAGTGGATAATGCCGACATCGAACGTTTCTTTGTCGAAGATGGTTATCTCAATGAAGATGAATTGGTTGAGCGTCCACCAGTTGTAACCATCATGGGACACGTTGACCATGGTAAAACAACTCTCTTGGATACCCTTCGTAACTCTCGTGTTGCGACAGGTGAAGCAGGTGGTATCACTCAGCATATCGGTGCCTACCAAATCGTGGAAAATGGCAAGAAGATTACCTTCCTTGATACACCAGGACACGCGGCCTTTACCTCTATGCGTGCGCGTGGTGCATCTGTTACCGATATTACCATCTTGGTTGTAGCGGCCGACGACGGGGTTATGCCTCAGACTATCGAAGCCATCAACCACTCAAAAGCGGCGAACGTTCCAATCATCGTAGCTATCAACAAGATTGATAAACCAGGTGCCAATCCAGAACGTGTTATCGGTGAATTGGCTGAGCATGGGGTTATGTCAACAGCTTGGGGTGGAGATTCTGAATTTGTTGAAATTTCAGCTAAATTCAACCAAAATATCGATGAACTCTTGGAAACAGTCCTTCTTGTGGCTGAAATCCAAGAACTCAAGGCAGATCCAACAGTGCGTGCTATCGGTACGGTTATCGAAGCTCGTTTGGATAAAGGAAAAGGTGCGGTCGCAACCCTTCTTGTGCAACAAGGTACCTTGAATGTCCAAGACCCAATCGTTGTCGGAAATACCTTCGGTCGTGTCCGTGCTATGACCAATGACCTTGGTCGTCGTGTCAAGGTCGCAGGCCCATCAACGCCGGTTTCTATCACAGGTCTAAACGAAGCGCCAATGGCTGGTGACCACTTTGCCGTTTACGAAGATGAAAAATCTGCGCGTGCAGCAGGTGAAGAGCGTGCGAAACGTGCCCTCATGAAACAACGCCAAGCTACCCAACGTGTCAGCCTTGAAAACCTCTTTGATACACTCAAAGCTGGTGAGCTTAAGTCTGTTAACGTTATCATCAAGGCCGACGTACAAGGTTCTGTTGAAGCCCTTTCTGCCTCACTTCAAAAGATTGACGTAGAAGGTGTCAAAGTTACCATCGTTCACTCAGCGGTCGGTGCCATCAATGAATCTGACGTGACCCTTGCGGAAGCTTCAAATGCCTTTATCGTTGGTTTCAACGTACGCCCTACACCACAAGCTCGTCAACAAGCAGAAGAAGATGATGTAGAAATCCGTCTCCACAGCATTATCTACAAGGTTATCGAAGAGATGGAAGAAGCCATGAAAGGGATGCTTGATCCAGAATTTGAAGAAAAAGTTATCGGTGAAGCTCTTATCCGTGAAACCTTCAAGGTATCTAAAGTGGGAACCATCGGTGGATTTATGGTTATGAGTGGTAAGGTTACCCGTGATTCTAAAGTCCGTGTCATCCGTGACGGTGTCGTTATCTATGACGGTGAACTTGCAAGCTTGAAACACTACAAAGACGACGTGAAAGAAGTTACTAACGGTCGTGAAGGTGGATTGATGATTGAGGGCTACAATGATCTCAAGATGGATGATGTGATTGAGGCTTATGTCATGGAAGAAATCAAGAGATAA
- a CDS encoding valine--tRNA ligase translates to MSKELSPKYNPAEVEAGRYQKWLDADVFKPSGDQKAKPYSIVIPPPNVTGKLHLGHAWDTTLQDIIIRQKRMQGFDTLWLPGMDHAGIATQAKVEERLRGEGISRYDLGREKFLDKVWEWKDEYATTIKEQWGKMGLSVDYSRERFTLDEGLSKAVRKVFVELYKKGWIYRGEFIINWDPAARTALSDIEVIHKDVEGAFYHMNYMLEDGSRALEVATTRPETMFGDVAVAVNPEDPRYKDLIGKNVILPIANKLIPIVGDEHADPEFGTGVVKITPAHDPNDFLVGQRHNLPQVNVMNDDGTMNDLAFEFAGMDRFEARKAVVAKLEEIGALVKIEKRVHSVGHSERTGVVVEPRLSTQWFVKMDQLAKNAIANQDTEDKVEFYPPRFNDTFLQWMENVHDWVISRQLWWGHQIPAWYNAEGEIYVGEEAPEGDGWTQDEDVLDTWFSSALWPFSTMGWPDVDSEDFKRYFPTSTLVTGYDIIPFWVSRMIFQGLEFTGKSPFKNALIHGLIRDEQGRKMSKSLGNGIDPMDVIDKYGTDSLRWFLSNGSAPGQDVRFSYEKMDASWNFINKIWNISRYILMNNEGLTLEQATANVEKVVNKEAGNVTDRWILHNLNETIGKVTENFDKFEFGVAGHILYNFIWDEFADWYVELTKEVLYSDNEEEKVITRSVLLYTLDKILRLLHPIMPFVTEEIFGQISEGSIVTAEYPTVNPAFEDLAAHTGVESLKDLIRAVRNARAEVNVAPSKPITILVKTSDSDLEAFFNSNVNYIKRFTNPEHLEIASTIPAPELAMSSVITGAEIYLPLADLLNVEEELARLDKELAKWQKELDMVGKKLSNERFVANAKPEVVQKERDKQADYQAKYDATVARIDEMKKLVK, encoded by the coding sequence ATGTCTAAAGAACTTTCACCTAAATACAATCCAGCCGAGGTTGAGGCTGGTCGTTACCAAAAATGGCTTGACGCGGATGTTTTCAAGCCTTCAGGAGATCAAAAGGCTAAACCTTATTCGATCGTGATTCCACCACCAAATGTAACTGGGAAACTCCACCTTGGTCACGCTTGGGATACGACTTTGCAGGATATTATCATCCGTCAAAAACGTATGCAAGGATTTGATACGCTTTGGCTGCCAGGGATGGACCACGCGGGGATTGCGACTCAGGCTAAGGTTGAGGAGCGCTTGCGTGGTGAAGGCATTTCCCGCTATGACCTCGGTCGTGAAAAATTCCTAGATAAAGTCTGGGAATGGAAAGACGAATATGCCACTACTATCAAGGAACAATGGGGCAAGATGGGGCTCTCTGTAGACTACTCTCGTGAGCGTTTCACTCTTGATGAAGGTTTGTCAAAAGCTGTCCGCAAGGTCTTTGTCGAACTTTACAAGAAAGGCTGGATCTACCGTGGTGAGTTTATCATCAACTGGGACCCAGCAGCTCGCACAGCTCTTTCTGATATCGAGGTGATTCACAAGGATGTGGAAGGTGCCTTCTACCACATGAATTACATGCTAGAAGACGGCTCACGCGCCCTTGAAGTTGCGACAACTCGTCCTGAGACTATGTTTGGGGATGTTGCGGTTGCAGTCAATCCAGAAGACCCACGCTACAAGGACTTGATTGGTAAAAACGTCATCCTTCCAATCGCTAATAAATTGATTCCAATCGTTGGAGACGAGCACGCAGATCCTGAGTTTGGTACTGGTGTCGTGAAAATCACGCCTGCCCATGATCCAAACGACTTCTTGGTTGGTCAACGCCATAACTTACCACAAGTCAACGTCATGAACGACGACGGAACCATGAACGACTTGGCCTTTGAATTTGCAGGTATGGACCGTTTTGAAGCTCGTAAGGCCGTCGTTGCTAAGTTGGAAGAAATCGGTGCCCTCGTCAAAATCGAAAAACGAGTCCACAGTGTTGGTCACTCAGAGCGTACAGGTGTTGTGGTTGAACCACGCTTGTCTACACAATGGTTCGTCAAGATGGACCAATTAGCCAAGAATGCCATTGCCAACCAAGACACAGAGGACAAGGTCGAATTCTACCCACCTCGTTTCAACGATACCTTCCTCCAATGGATGGAAAATGTCCACGACTGGGTAATCTCCCGTCAGCTCTGGTGGGGTCACCAAATCCCTGCTTGGTACAATGCTGAGGGTGAAATATATGTCGGCGAAGAAGCTCCAGAAGGTGACGGTTGGACTCAGGACGAAGACGTTTTAGATACTTGGTTCAGCTCTGCCCTTTGGCCATTCTCTACCATGGGCTGGCCTGATGTCGACTCAGAAGACTTCAAACGCTACTTCCCAACATCAACTTTGGTGACTGGTTATGATATTATTCCGTTCTGGGTGTCTCGGATGATTTTCCAAGGTTTGGAATTTACTGGCAAGTCGCCATTCAAAAATGCCTTGATTCATGGTCTCATTCGTGATGAGCAAGGACGCAAGATGTCGAAATCTCTTGGTAACGGGATTGATCCAATGGATGTTATTGATAAGTACGGAACAGATAGCCTTCGTTGGTTCCTTTCAAACGGTTCTGCACCAGGGCAAGATGTGCGCTTCTCTTACGAGAAAATGGATGCGTCATGGAACTTCATTAACAAGATCTGGAACATCTCTCGTTATATTCTCATGAACAATGAAGGCTTGACCCTTGAACAAGCAACAGCCAATGTCGAAAAAGTTGTCAACAAGGAAGCTGGAAATGTCACAGATCGCTGGATTCTCCACAACCTCAATGAAACGATCGGAAAAGTCACTGAAAACTTTGATAAGTTTGAGTTTGGTGTGGCTGGACACATCCTCTACAACTTCATCTGGGATGAGTTTGCGGACTGGTATGTTGAGTTGACCAAAGAAGTCCTTTATAGCGACAATGAAGAAGAGAAAGTCATCACACGTTCTGTTCTCCTTTACACTTTAGACAAGATCCTTCGTCTCCTTCACCCAATCATGCCATTCGTGACAGAGGAAATCTTTGGCCAAATCTCAGAAGGATCTATCGTTACAGCGGAATACCCAACTGTCAACCCAGCCTTTGAAGACCTTGCGGCTCACACTGGTGTAGAAAGCCTCAAAGACTTGATCCGTGCTGTTCGGAATGCGCGTGCGGAAGTAAACGTAGCGCCAAGCAAGCCAATCACTATCCTTGTTAAGACAAGCGATAGCGACTTGGAAGCCTTCTTTAACAGCAATGTCAATTACATCAAACGCTTCACAAATCCAGAACACTTGGAAATTGCCTCAACCATCCCTGCACCTGAACTCGCAATGTCAAGCGTCATCACAGGAGCAGAAATCTACTTGCCACTCGCAGACCTCCTCAACGTCGAAGAAGAACTGGCTCGCCTCGACAAGGAACTTGCTAAATGGCAAAAAGAACTGGACATGGTTGGTAAAAAACTCTCTAACGAACGCTTCGTAGCCAACGCCAAACCAGAAGTCGTCCAAAAAGAACGCGACAAACAAGCTGACTACCAAGCCAAATACGACGCAACCGTCGCTCGTATTGATGAGATGAAGAAGTTGGTGAAATGA
- the rbfA gene encoding 30S ribosome-binding factor RbfA, translating to MANHFRTDRVGMEIKREVNEILQKKVRDPRVQGVTITDVQMLGDLSVAKVYYTILSNLASDNQKAQIGLEKATGTIKRELGRNLKLYKIPDLTFVKDESIEYGNKIDEMLRNLDKN from the coding sequence ATGGCAAATCATTTCCGTACGGATCGTGTGGGCATGGAAATCAAGCGTGAAGTCAATGAGATTTTGCAAAAGAAAGTCCGTGATCCGCGTGTCCAAGGTGTGACTATTACAGATGTTCAGATGCTAGGTGACTTGTCTGTTGCTAAGGTTTACTACACCATTTTGAGTAACCTTGCTTCGGATAACCAAAAAGCTCAAATTGGGCTTGAAAAAGCAACTGGTACCATCAAACGTGAACTTGGTCGCAATTTGAAATTGTATAAAATTCCAGATTTGACCTTCGTCAAAGACGAATCCATCGAATATGGAAACAAGATTGACGAGATGCTACGCAATCTGGATAAGAATTAA
- a CDS encoding helix-hairpin-helix domain-containing protein has product MSKKLQRKKQLRNSLRRSGAFSTTVTKVVEETKKVVKHAEQSASQAGKVVSKKVEQAVEATKEQAQKVANSVEDFAATLGGLSVDRAKTFYDEGIKSAADFKNWTEKELLALKGIGPATIKKLKEHGISFK; this is encoded by the coding sequence ATGTCAAAGAAACTCCAACGTAAAAAACAATTGCGAAATAGCCTTCGTCGTTCAGGTGCATTTTCAACTACAGTGACCAAGGTTGTAGAAGAGACCAAAAAAGTCGTGAAACATGCAGAACAATCTGCCAGCCAAGCAGGAAAAGTTGTCTCTAAAAAAGTGGAACAAGCAGTAGAAGCGACCAAGGAACAAGCTCAAAAAGTGGCGAATTCAGTAGAAGATTTTGCAGCTACTTTGGGTGGCCTCTCAGTAGATCGCGCTAAGACTTTCTATGATGAAGGCATCAAGTCAGCTGCTGACTTCAAAAACTGGACAGAAAAAGAACTCCTTGCCTTGAAGGGAATCGGCCCAGCTACGATCAAGAAATTAAAAGAACACGGAATCAGCTTCAAGTAA
- a CDS encoding GNAT family N-acetyltransferase, protein MEQAQLPERLETERLVLRVRTVADAVDIFDYASRPEVSYPAGFPPVKTLEDEIYYLEHILPERNQKENLPVGYGIVVKGTDKVIGSVDFNHRHEDDVLELGYTLHPDYWGLGYVPEAACALIDLGFINLGLHKIELSCFGYNVQSQRVAEKLGFTLEARIRDRKDVQGNRCDSLIYGLLKSEWERK, encoded by the coding sequence ATGGAGCAAGCACAATTACCAGAACGATTAGAAACCGAACGGCTAGTGTTACGAGTCCGTACAGTGGCGGATGCAGTGGATATCTTTGACTATGCCAGTAGGCCAGAAGTTTCCTACCCAGCAGGCTTTCCGCCCGTCAAGACCTTGGAGGATGAGATTTATTATCTGGAGCATATCCTTCCCGAGCGCAATCAAAAGGAAAATCTCCCAGTTGGCTACGGAATTGTCGTCAAAGGAACCGATAAAGTCATCGGCTCTGTTGATTTTAATCATCGCCACGAAGATGATGTGTTGGAACTCGGCTACACCTTGCATCCAGACTATTGGGGTCTAGGTTATGTTCCAGAAGCAGCGTGTGCTTTGATTGACCTAGGTTTTATAAATTTGGGTCTTCACAAGATAGAATTGTCTTGTTTTGGATACAATGTCCAAAGTCAACGAGTCGCAGAGAAACTTGGCTTTACCTTAGAAGCTCGCATCCGGGACAGAAAGGATGTTCAAGGAAATCGCTGTGACAGTCTGATATATGGATTGTTGAAGAGTGAGTGGGAGAGGAAATAA
- a CDS encoding DUF1912 family protein, producing MSYEQEFMKEFEAWVNTQIMINDMAHKESQKVYEEDQDERAKDAMIRYESRLDAYQFLLGKFENFKAGKGFHDLPEGLFGERNY from the coding sequence ATGAGTTACGAACAGGAATTTATGAAGGAATTTGAAGCATGGGTTAATACCCAGATTATGATCAACGATATGGCGCACAAGGAAAGTCAAAAGGTCTACGAAGAAGACCAAGACGAGCGTGCCAAAGATGCCATGATTCGCTACGAAAGCCGCTTGGATGCCTACCAGTTCTTGCTTGGTAAGTTTGAAAATTTCAAAGCAGGCAAGGGATTTCATGATTTGCCAGAGGGCTTGTTTGGTGAGCGAAACTATTAA
- a CDS encoding YlxQ-related RNA-binding protein, whose protein sequence is MNKQKISNLLGLAQRAGRIISGEELVVKAIQDQKAKLVFLAHDAGPNLTKKIQDKSDYYQVEVITVFSTLELSIAVGKSRKVLAVTDAGFTKKMRSLME, encoded by the coding sequence TTGAATAAGCAAAAGATAAGCAATCTCTTGGGACTTGCTCAGCGAGCAGGCCGGATCATATCGGGTGAGGAATTGGTGGTCAAGGCTATCCAAGACCAGAAAGCCAAGCTAGTCTTTCTAGCTCATGATGCTGGCCCCAATCTAACCAAGAAGATTCAAGATAAAAGTGACTATTATCAAGTAGAAGTTATAACCGTGTTTTCAACACTGGAATTAAGCATAGCAGTCGGAAAATCAAGAAAAGTCCTGGCTGTGACAGATGCTGGATTTACAAAGAAAATGAGGTCTCTTATGGAATAG
- a CDS encoding DUF438 domain-containing protein has translation MADERIHILRDILLELHNGASPESVQERFDATFTGVSAIEISLMEHELMNSDSGVTFEDVMELCDVHANLFKNAVKGVEVADTEHPGHPVRVFKDENLALRAALIRIRRLLDTYESMEDEEMLAEMRKGLVRQMGLLGQFDIHYQRKEELFFPIMERYGHDSPPKVMWGVDDQIRELFQTALATAKSLPEVAISTVKEAFEAFATEFESMIFKEESILLMILLESFTQDDWLQIAEESDAYGYAIIRPSEKWVPERQSFVEEKSAEEPVQLDTAEGQVQQVIDTPEGQFTITFTPKEKEAVLDRHSQQAFGNGYLSVEQANLILNHLPMEITFVNKDDIFQYYNDNTPADEMIFKRTPSQVGRNVELCHPPKYLDKVKAVMKGLREGVKDKYEMWFKSESRGKFVHITYAAVHDENGEFQGVLEYVQDIQPYREIDTDYFRGLE, from the coding sequence ATGGCAGATGAACGGATTCATATCCTACGGGATATTTTATTAGAATTGCACAATGGCGCCTCTCCTGAGTCGGTTCAGGAGCGTTTTGATGCGACCTTTACGGGTGTCTCAGCTATCGAGATTTCTCTCATGGAGCACGAGCTGATGAACTCAGATTCAGGAGTCACCTTTGAAGATGTCATGGAGCTCTGTGATGTCCATGCTAATCTTTTTAAAAATGCTGTTAAGGGTGTCGAAGTTGCAGATACCGAACACCCTGGCCACCCCGTTCGCGTCTTCAAGGATGAAAATCTGGCCCTCCGTGCTGCCTTGATTCGCATTCGGAGATTGTTAGATACCTATGAGTCTATGGAAGATGAGGAAATGCTGGCAGAGATGCGCAAGGGTTTGGTCCGTCAAATGGGACTTTTGGGGCAATTTGACATCCACTACCAGCGCAAGGAAGAGCTCTTTTTCCCCATCATGGAGCGCTATGGACACGATTCCCCTCCAAAAGTTATGTGGGGAGTGGATGACCAGATCAGAGAACTCTTTCAGACAGCTCTAGCGACAGCCAAGTCACTACCAGAAGTAGCGATTTCCACTGTAAAGGAAGCTTTCGAAGCTTTTGCGACAGAGTTTGAAAGTATGATTTTCAAGGAAGAGTCCATCCTCCTCATGATTCTCCTCGAGTCTTTCACCCAGGATGACTGGCTTCAGATTGCGGAGGAGAGCGACGCCTATGGCTATGCCATCATCCGTCCGTCTGAGAAATGGGTGCCAGAGCGCCAAAGTTTTGTTGAGGAAAAGAGTGCAGAGGAGCCCGTGCAGCTAGACACGGCTGAAGGCCAAGTTCAGCAAGTTATCGATACACCAGAAGGCCAGTTTACCATTACCTTTACCCCTAAGGAAAAGGAAGCGGTGCTGGACCGCCATAGTCAACAGGCTTTTGGGAATGGCTATCTCTCGGTCGAGCAGGCCAACCTCATCCTCAATCACCTTCCCATGGAGATCACCTTTGTCAATAAAGACGATATTTTCCAGTATTACAATGACAATACACCAGCTGATGAGATGATTTTCAAACGGACGCCGTCCCAAGTTGGGCGCAATGTTGAACTCTGTCATCCGCCCAAGTATCTAGACAAGGTGAAGGCTGTTATGAAAGGTCTTCGTGAAGGGGTCAAGGACAAGTATGAGATGTGGTTCAAGTCTGAGTCGCGAGGCAAGTTTGTCCACATTACCTATGCCGCAGTCCATGATGAGAACGGAGAATTTCAAGGAGTGTTGGAGTATGTTCAAGATATTCAGCCCTACCGAGAGATTGATACGGACTATTTCCGTGGATTAGAATAA